A region of the Cannabis sativa cultivar Pink pepper isolate KNU-18-1 chromosome 3, ASM2916894v1, whole genome shotgun sequence genome:
ttgttgggtgtgttttttttcaattaactgtgcttattttgttgaaaaaggagGAACTAAATTGACAGGTAAAAGAGAGAGAAGCAAGGAAGGAAAAAAGAATACAAGCTGGAACTGGGTTGATTGCTGAAGCGGTGCTAAAGCAATGCTGAAGTGAATTCAGCATCCTGGCAGTGACGTGGAATCACGAATTTCACTTATCCACCTCATCAATTTCGGTCCAATCACTCAAATTGCATCAGCTAGCTGACATGGAAGAAAGGAGTCTCAccctagtgggccaaagtggaaaagttgggcttctattttgggTGAGGAGGTTggtaccctaaaaacccaacatcaaaaagaaaaggaaaggaTTAAGTACGGGGGTCATCTTCATCAAGGAGGAGGGGACAGTACTTGAGCAGCTGCATATTTTTCTAGAGGAGCTTTTATTGCAGCAGCAAGTAcacgaagaagaaagaagaggggaccaagcctagtgtttgaattttcttttaccctttcttgatagtcttctttatttttctcttggttgttgttgtttgtacttagtattcaaaacttttgtaaattgtAAGTTTgggcagcagccatggatgTAGTATTTCTAGCTTGgattttaactttttatttgaatatgagctaagcttttgaggcttgaatgactatgaacttctaagttgggtttgattaaattttaagcttactttagtatttgtttgcctttgttcattcaagtgagtttcattttaattgaatgttgtttcttggccatgaataacaatttgctaagctagatcttgtactggaagggctagatctagtagttcaacttgaatgaagcaagtgaaaacctagacttaggcttttctttgtaagtgggataggaatatttcatttgCCTTGCATAACTCACCAAATTAATGCTTGAATAGTGTTCTGCTTGatggtttgatataggaatatattaAGCTAAATGGTAGAATTGAAgttgtgagtgttggaaaattctcacaagcctagaggaATTTGTTGTTATCTCTGTGCGAGCACGTCAAGTAATGTTGAACCAATGCTGTACtgactgtaaaaaaaaaacctgactagaaggaattagttattcaagccatttttgccatattatattttttatcttgcaaccaatttttctagcagcagtagttttaattttagcaagtttaattcttgtcaattttaattttgaatcattactcaaccatttacatattatttctttttattttaagttgtaattagttgattttatatcaaactttgtttgcaatccctgtggagacgatcttacttatcactttattacttgtgtgactgcgtatacttgcgtacacaatttttcacaacaagtttttggcgccgttgccggggattgaaactaaaaattgtgtattatcaactattttgcaatttattttctggtttAAAGTTTTAATCCTATTTTGGTGcgctgaatttttatttttcaggtGTAAACTAGTGTAtgaacgagcaagaagaagaccttgaacttgctcctattgaccCCGAAATTGAACGCACTTTTAGACAAAGGAGGAAGGAACAAAAGGCTAAAAAACGCTGCAATATGGCCGATGGGTTTGAAGTTGGGGGTGTTCATAATGAAGCCAATCCTATTGCTTTGGCCGATGATAGAGCCCGAGCAATAAGAGAGTATGCAGCCCCTATGTTCAATGAGCTTAATCCGGGTATTGTGAGACCCGAAATCCAAGCACCTCACTTTGAGCTCAAGCCCGTcatgtttcaaatgctccaaacgGTTGGTCAATTTGGTGGGTCGCCAACGgaagatcctcacctccatattcgctcatttttggaggtgagtgattctttcaagcTACAAGGAGTAAGTGAAGAGGCTTTAAGATTGAAGTTGTTCCCATTTTCCTTGAGGGATCGGGCTAGAGCATGGCTTAATACTCTTCCTCCCGATTCGGTGACTAATTGGAATGACTTGGCTGAAAAATTTTTGAGAAAGTACTTTCCTCCAACAAGAAATGCAAAGTTTCGAAGCGAGATCATGTCCTTTCAACAATTGGAAGATGAGACTACTAGTGATGCATGGGAaagattcaaggagttgttgagGAAGTGCCCACACCATGGTATTCCCCATTGTATCCAACTTGAGACTTTTTACAATGGTCTCAATGCGGCTTCTAGGATGGTGTTGGACGCTTCGGCTAATGGAGCCATTCTTTCCAAGTCTTACAATGAAGCTTTTGAGATTTTGGAAAGGATAGCTAGCAACAACTATCAATGGTCAACTAATAGAGCTCCGACAAGTCGAAAAGTAGCGGGTGTCCTTGAAGTAGATGCTTTGACCGCTCTAACCGCTCAAATGGCCTCAATGACCAACATTTTGAAGAATATGAATATGGGAGGAAGTGTGCAACCAGCCGCTGCCATTCAAAGGGCAGAAATCTCTTGTGTGTATTGTGGTGATGGGCATACTTTTGAAAATTGCCCCTCAAATCCAGCTTCGGTGTGTTATGTGGGTAATCAAAACTTCAACCGCAACAACAATCCATACTCAAACTCCTACAATCCGGCATGGAAGCATCATCCAAACTTTTCATGGGGAGGTCAAGGGGCAAGTTCAAGTGGAGCACAAGGACAAGGAAAGCAATCATTCCCACCGGGTTTTTCTCAACAACCAAGACCTCAACAACCTCATCAACCTCAAGGCTCTCAACCTAGTTCTTTGGAGAGCTTAATGAGAGATTATATGGCCAAGAATGACGCTGTAATTCAAAGCCAAGCAGCATCTCTTCGGAATCTTGAAGTTCAATTGGGGCAATTGGCCAATGATTTGAAGAATAGATCACAAGGCACCTTGCCTAGTGACACCGAAAACCCAAGAAGAGATGGCAAAGAACATTGCAAAGCGGTAACCttgagaagtggaaaaataattgagtCAAATGTGGCTGCAACAGTGAAAGAAAGAGCCCTCTTCAATCCAAAAAGAGggggaaatgaagaaaaaaccaGCAACTTCACTGCCGAAATTCCCCAAGAGTTACAAAGCATCCGGTCGCATTCCGTCGCAGAAAAGCCTTTGCAAAAGCCACCTCTACCATTTCCTCAACGGTTCAAGAAGCAACAAGACGAtggtcaattccggagatttcttgatgttctaAAGCAGCTCCACATCAATATACCTTTAGTGGAAGCTTTGGAGCAAATGCCAACTTATGTGAAGTTTTTGAAGgatattttgacaaagaaaaggaGGCTTGGCGAGTTTGAAACGGTCGCTTTGACGGAGGGATGTAGTGCTatgttgaaaagtaaaattccaCCCAAATTGAAAGATCCGGGCAGCTTTACAATTCCTATTTCTATAGGGGGTCGAGATGTTGGAAGAGCtctttgtgacttgggagctagtattaatctcatgcctatgtctatttttaggaagttgggaattggagaagcaaggccAACCACCGTCACTTTGCAATTAGCGGATCGTTCCATGGCTCATCCGGAAGGGAAAATTGAAGATGTGTTGGTACAAGTGGATAAGTTCATTTTTCCGGTCGATTTCATTATTCTTGACTATGAGGAAGATAGGGAAGTTCCAATCATTTTAGGGAGGCCCTTTCTTGCCACGGGAAGAACTTTGATAGATGTTGAAAAGGGAGAGCTTACCATGAGAGCTCAAGATGAGCAAGCCACATTCAAGGTCTTTCATCCTATGCGTGCTCCGGATGCAATAGGAGAATGCTTAGCAATTGGAGATATGAATCCTAACAGGGTTGAGGAGtccaaattcaaaaatagtAAGAAGGTGAGAAAGAAGATTCCCCTTAAAGAAATTGCTAAGGATCACGAGCCGCAAGAAAGCaaagacaaaacatcatttGACCCTAAAAACCacccaaaaagaagagaaagaaaaagaagtttaGTAGAAAATTTTGGTCTCAAATGTTTGAAGTTGGGCAACAAGTGATTTTTGCTAACTCTTTAACGAAGGCTACTCATGGACGACTAGATTCAAGGTGTGATGGATCTTTCTTGGTGGTGAGAGTGTACCCCGATGGGGTGGTAGAACTACGTGATGCACtttcaagaagaaaatttttggtGAAAGGCCAAGGAGTGAAGTTTGGGAGTGGTGAGGTTGATCGAGCAAAGACCTCCATCACATTGGAAGAGGCTTGAGGAAGAAGGGTCTCGGGTTGTCATGGCTGTAGTGAATCACATTTGGGCAACCCAAGAGCGGAGGAACAAgattatatttagttatatatatgctatgtaataagtttggggtgtgctaccccttgaaaaaaaatatatatgtatttacaattaagtttggggtgtgccaccccttgaaaaaaaaaaaaaagaaagaaaaaaaaagaaaaaagaaaaagaaaaaaaaaagaggaaaagaagaaaaaggaaaaaaaaaattagtatatacatacttatataattacatatatatataacttttaatTTCCTACATTTACTAATGATTTCGCTGTAGTGTGGTGATCTTTATTGCTGGTGCAAAGCAAGGAATGACAGAAAAAAGGGGCTGCTGCAATATGGTGTGAGCAAATTTGTATGTTGAAGCAGTAGGTCCCAGTACAGCATTGGATCAGCATCGCTTCAGCATTTTGAAGCAGAGACTCTAGTGGGGAAGAGTTCAAATCTTGAGGGAGTTTTCTTTTTCTCCTTAGTTAA
Encoded here:
- the LOC133035863 gene encoding uncharacterized protein LOC133035863; its protein translation is MNEQEEDLELAPIDPEIERTFRQRRKEQKAKKRCNMADGFEVGGVHNEANPIALADDRARAIREYAAPMFNELNPGIVRPEIQAPHFELKPVMFQMLQTLQGVSEEALRLKLFPFSLRDRARAWLNTLPPDSVTNWNDLAEKFLRKYFPPTRNAKFRSEIMSFQQLEDETTSDAWERFKELLRKCPHHGIPHCIQLETFYNGLNAASRMVLDASANGAILSKSYNEAFEILERIASNNYQWSTNRAPTSRKVAGVLEVDALTALTAQMASMTNILKNMNMGGSVQPAAAIQRAEISCVYCGDGHTFENCPSNPASVCYVGNQNFNRNNNPYSNSYNPAWKHHPNFSWGGQGASSSGAQGQGKQSFPPGFSQQPRPQQPHQPQGSQPSSLESLMRDYMAKNDAVIQSQAASLRNLEVQLGQLANDLKNRSQGTLPSDTENPRRDGKEHCKAVTLRSGKIIESNVAATVKERALFNPKRGGNEEKTSNFTAEIPQELQSIRSHSVAEKPLQKPPLPFPQRFKKQQDDGQFRRFLDVLKQLHINIPLVEALEQMPTYVKFLKDILTKKRRLGEFETVALTEGCSAMLKSKIPPKLKDPGSFTIPISIGGRDVGRALCDLGATRPTTVTLQLADRSMAHPEGKIEDVLVQVDKFIFPVDFIILDYEEDREVPIILGRPFLATGRTLIDVEKGELTMRAQDEQATFKVFHPMRAPDAIGECLAIGDMNPNRVEESKFKNSKKATHGRLDSRCDGSFLVVRVYPDGVVELRDALSRRKFLVKGQGVKFGSGEVDRAKTSITLEEA